The nucleotide window TATACACGAGCCACTTCGTGACTGCCTGACATGTACTGAGAAGCATCCCATGATATTGGCAGAGGAGCAGATGTATATGCCTGACGTTTCATCTGGTCAATATACCAGTCGGTTTGCAGGTAACTCAAGTTACAAACACGCACATCAGGACGGAATTGTTCTACTTCATTGCAATACCAAAGAGGGAATGTATCGTTGTCACCGCAAGTAAAAATAATAGAGTTCGGAGGAAGACCAACAAGGTAGTTCTTTCCGAAATCACGACAGGTATAACGACCAGAACGATCATGATCGTCCCAGTTTTGAGCACAAAGGATACCCGGAATAATCAAACCGAGAATCGATGCTACAACTGCACTGATTTTTGCATTGAAACGCTTTTCGAGGAAACGATAGATAGCCAGTACGCCCAGACCAATCCAGATAGCAAATGCATAAAACGAACCAAGATAAGCATAATCCCTCTCACGGGGCTGTGCCGGAGTTTGATTCAGATATATTACAATTGCTATACCCATCATAAAGAACAGGACAAGAATAATCCAGAAGGCATGCATACCCTCCTTTCCTCTGTAAACAAGGTAAAACAACCCTAAAAGGCCCAATAACAACGGAAGTAGGAAATACCGGTTGTGTCCTTTATTTTGAGACAATTCATCCGGCAGATTCGATTGATCTCCTACCATCAGGTTGTCTATAAAGTTTATACCCGTAATCCAGTTACCACGATCCACTTCACCCATTGATTGCATGTCGTTCTGGCGTCCGCTAAAGTTCCACATAAAATAACGCCAATACATAAAGTTGACCTGATAGCTAAAGAAAAAGCCAATGTTTTGTATAAACGAAGGAGCCTGAGCAGATTGCTGTTGGCCGCAAGGCTCATAATCGACCGTATTTTCAGGTTCGCCAGCCCACTCTTTGTAAGCCTGAACATGACTGGGCTGCTGACTGTACATACGTGGAAACAATGTACAGAATGCATCATCATAAACAATATCTTTTTTATAACCGGTAATAATATACTGATCCTTGTCGTTCGGATTTGCCTTCGGCTTTTTAGCATAGCGCGGAGCTCCTATTTTTTCTTCGGGCAAACAAGTTCCTCCTTCAGCAGGCTTCCATTTATATTCGGCCGTATACAGAGGACCATAAACTAAAGAAGGCTGGTCACCATACTGGTCACGACTCAGGTAACTCATCAAAGAGAATACGTTATCAGGTCCGTTTTGATCCATCGGAGGAGTTGCATTTGAGCGGATCACGATAACGGCGAATGTAGAATAGCCAATAAGCAGCATCGTAACAACCGTGACAATCAAGTGCATCGCATGATTAGACAACGCTTTTTTAAAGTAGAAGAAAAGCAATGCCGTAGCTGCAAGAATAACGATTCCCAACCACAGACGAGTACCCAGAAAAGGAACTCCAGACAGCGCAATTGCAACAAGGAATGCAATTTTAGCCCGGGTGTCGTTTTTCTGAGCACGGGTTTCATACAATGCCCAGCCCAAAGCGATGGCTGAAATAGCTATATAAGCTAATAATCCGCTATTAAATGGCATTGAAAGGGTATTCACGAAGAAGAGTTCCACGTAGCCTGCAAGCCAGAAATAGGAAGGCATCAAACCATATAAAAGTCCGGCCAAAATAGCGATCGATACTAACATGGCGATCGCAAGACCTTTTTTATTGACCTGATATTTTTTGAAATAATAGATCAGCACCAAAGCCGGAATAGCAAGCAGGTTCAGAATGTGCACCCCGATAGAGAGTCCCATTACATACGCAAGCAATATAATCCAGCGCTCAGCATATGGCTCATCAGATACTTCTTCCCATTTACACATCGCCCATATAACAACGGCAGTACATAAGGTAGAGAAACCGTAAACCTCAGCTTCTTCGGCCGACCACCAGAATGAATCGGAGAACATGAAAGCCCATGCACCTACAAAACCAGCGCCTAACACCGCGATTGCACGACCTGTTGTCAGTTCTTCCCCCTTGGCCGCAACAACCTTGCGGGCAAAATAGGTAATCGTCCAAAACAAGAACAAAATTGTGAGTGCACTATAGATGGCAGTTGCGACGTTCACGCAATAAGCAATTTGCGTTTTATCGGAAGCAAACAAAGAGAAGAAATGCCCTATTAATGCGTGTAGCGGACTTCCGGGAGGGTGACCTACTTCCAGCTTGGCAGCAACGGTAATAAACTCGGGGCAATCCCAAAAACTGGCTGTCGGCTCCAGTGTAATAATGTATACGATGGCAGCAGCAGCAAAGGCAACCCATCCGGAGATGGTGTTAATCAGCTTGAAATTCTTCATATTATGAATTATGGATTACAATCACAACAGGATTCTGATTGAAGTGCCAAAGATACAAATATTTTCGGTTAACGAAAATCAGCTTTCAGCCTCATTAAGAGCAAGAAAGTGATAATTTTCAGCTCTGTTTAGGTGTCGTTCTATTCCCGACAAATTAGGTTATGACTAACAAACAACCCATTATCTATCAAAACACAACAAGATTTTGACCACAATCAGAAAAAAAGCATTACTTTTGTTCTCCAAACTTAAATAGCACATCGAGTCAATTTTTCAATTATTTGGAAAAAAGAAATAGAAACAATAAGCGATTTAGGTTTTATTCTAATCTAATGCCTGTTGAAAAATGAATTTTAAGAGTGCAATTCCAGAATCTAAATTCTCACACTTCAAAAACTCAACAAAACACAGGATACAAACCCCTTACACACTAATACCTCATTTTGCAAACTCTGTCTTCGGAGTTATTGCAAAACACCTTCAAACAAATAATTTTTGAGCAAATGAAAAGCTTTTTAAAAATCGTTTTGGCCACGTTTGTAGCAATTATACTTGCTACTATTTTTTTCTTCTTCATTTCCCTTGGCATAATCGGAGGCATTGCAGCCTCTTCGTCGGAAGAGACAACGATAAAACCGAACAGCGTTTTCGCTCTTGATCTGAGCGGACAAATAATTGAGAGATCTGAAGACAATCCGTTTGCCTCCCTTTTAGGTGAATATTCCGATCAGGTTCAGGAAATCGGTCTAAATGATCTGCTTTCGGCTATTCACAAAGCCAAAAACAACGATAATATTAAAGGTATATATATTGAAGCAGGAGCCCTGTCGGCATCTCCGGCTTCAATACGCGAAGTACGGCAGGCTTTGATTGACTTCAAAAAATCAGGCAAATTCATTTATTCGTACGGATCGACCTACAGTCAGGGGGCATACTACATAGCAAGTGCAGCCGACAAGGTTTTTTTGAGTCCGCAGGGAATGGTAAACTGGCATGGAGTTGCTGTTCAGGAAGCTTTTTACAAGGGAACTCTCGACAAACTGGGGGTCGAAATGCAGGTTATCCGGGTAGGGACGTACAAATCGGCTGTTGAGCCATATATCACCACAAAAATGAGCGACGCCAACCGCGAACAGATCACCGCATTTACCGGCTCAATCTGGAAAACAACGGTTAATGATGTGGCTGCGTCAAGAAAACTCACAGCTGAACAGCTGAATCAACTCGCTGATCAGGGCATTGCATTCAAGCCTGCTGAAGAATCCGTGAAGGGACATTTGGTTGACTCTCTGCTTTATGACGACGGTATTCAAAACTACATCAAGAAAAAAATCGGCATTAAAGAAAATGACGACTTATCGCTTGTGAAACTCGAAGCGATGAAAAATGCCGCATCGGAGGAGAAAATTTCCGAAAACAAAATTGCTGTGGTTTATGCTTACGGTGGAATTGACACCGGCGGTTCTGATGGTATTTCCTCTAAAGAACTGGTTAAAACGCTTGCCAAAGTTCGTAAAGACGACAAAATAAAAGCTGTAATATTCCGTGTAAATTCACCGGGCGGAAGCGCTTTGGGATCTGAATTGATATGGAGAGAAGTAAGTCTTATAAAAGGGAAGAAGCCCATTTATGTTTCAATGGGAGATTATGCTGCATCAGGAGGTTATTATATTTCGACACCGGCAGACATGATTATTGCTCAACCGAACACGCTGACCGGTTCTATCGGGGTATTCGGACTTATTCCGAATGTAAACGGCCTGACAAAGAAAATCGGAGTCAGCTTCGACGAAGTCAAAACAAATAAATTCAGCACACTCCCCAGTGTACAACAGGGCATGAGTGCCGAAGAAAAAGACCTTATGCAGGCATACGTCAACCATACCTATGAGGTTTTTGTTGACCATTGTGCAAAAGGGCGCAAAATGAACCCTGACGCCATTAAAAAGATTGCTGAAGGCCGTGTCTGGACCGGAGAACAAGCCAAACAAATCGGGTTGGTGGACGCGCTGGGCAATTTAGACGATGCTATTTCGTTAATTGCTAAGAAAGCTCGCCTCGACAAATACAATGTGGTAGAATATCCCAAGCAAAAAACATTCCTGGAAAAATTCATGAGCAGTCTTGATGCAAAGGTGGAAGAACGGGTGCAAAAAGCTCAACTGGGTGAATATTATCCTTATCTCAAACAAATCAGAGAGGTTTCCTCCCTGCAGGGAATACAGGCTTTGATGCCCTTTTATTTAACCGTAAAATAAATACATTTGTCATGAACAAACGACTGTTTCTCGTCGACTTAGTGTTGTGGATGCTTTCGGGAATCTACGCAGTCATCGTACGCACACGAAACTGGATGTTCGACAGCAAGATTTTACGCAGCAAAGCCTTCGATTTCCCGATTATTTCAGTTGGGAACCTGACGGTGGGCGGAACCGGAAAAACGCCTCACACAGAATACATTGTCTCACTTTTAAGTCAATCGATGAAAGTAGCAACGCTTAGCAGGGGCTACAAACGCAAGACATCAGGATTTGTTCTTGCCGATGCTTCAGCAACAGGAACTACCATCGGAGATGAATCGTACCAGATCAAAAGAAAATTCCCGGAGGTTGCTGTCGCAGTTGACGGCAATCGAAGAAGAGGCATTTCAAAACTACTCGCAAATAAAGACCTGCAACCACTGTCAGCCATTGTGCTCGATGATGCATTTCAGCACCGCTATGTAACTCCGGGGCTCAACATCCTGATTACGGACTTCAATCGTCTCTTCACAGACGATCATATATTACCGTACGGACGTTTACGCGAGCCTATACACAGCAAGAGCAGGGCGAATATCATCATCGTATCAAAATGTCCCGAAACGCTCCATCCGATGGATTTTAGGGTCATCTCTAAAAAGATCAACATTTTTCCTTATCAGTCACTGTATTTTACAACCTATCAATACGGAGAAATATATCCTTTATTCAACAGTCTGGCCAGCTCACAACCAATCACAGTGGCCGACATTAAAGCTGAGAAAATGCAGGTATTGATAGTGACCGGAATTGTATCTCCACAGGGAATCTATGAACATATTGAGAAGTTCACGACAAACTACGACAAGATCACATTCTCAGATCATCATAATTTCACGCAAAAAGATTACCGTTCCATTGAGAGAAAATTCAATGAGACAAAGAATCCCAAGATACTGCTCGTAACAGAGAAAGATGCAGCACGAATAGTAAACGACAACAATCTGCCCGAAGAACTGAAGCCTAGTATTTACGTATTACCGATTAAAGTCAAATTTTTATCCGGGCAAGAACCTAAATTCAATCAACAACTAACCACTTATGTTAAAGAAAATTCAAGAAACATCCGACTTTCTAAAAAAGAAAATCAGCCGTCGTCCTGAAGTAGGCATTGTACTGGGAACCGGATTAGGGAATCTGGCCAGCCAAATTACAGAAAAAGAAGAAATCGCATATGAAGATATTCCCAACTTTCCCGTATCGACTGTAGAAGGGCACAAGGGAAAACTTATAATCGGCAAGCTGGGAGATAACCTTGTAATGGCCATGCAGGGCCGATTCCATTATTATGAAGGGTATGACATGAAGGAGGTTACTTTTCCGGTACGTGTTATGCATGCCTTGGGAATCAAAACGCTCTTTTTGTCGAATGCCGCCGGAGGAATGAATCCCGATTTCGAGATTGGCGATTTGATGATAATATGCGATCATATCAACCTGTTTCCGGAACATCCCTTACGTGGTAAAAATTATAATGAATTAGGGCCGCGTTTTCCCGATATGAGCGAAGCTTATGACAGATCTCTCATTGCCAAAGCCGAAGCAATTGCTTTAGAAAACAACATTAAAGTCAAAAAAGGAGTTTACGTAGGCACTCAGGGGCCAACCTTTGAGACTCCGGCAGAATACAACTATTTCCATATCATCGGTGGTGATGCTGTGGGCATGTCTACAGTTCCGGAAGTAATTGTTGCTCACCACTGCGGCATAAAAACTTTCGCTATTTCCATTATTACGGATTTGGGGGTTGCCAATAAAATTGTTGAAGTCAGCCATGAGGAAGTACAGCAAATTGCTAACAACGTACAGCCTTACATGACGTTAATAATGAAAGAATTAATCAGCCGCATCTAATCTTATTCCTCATAGTTCAAAAGAGGGTATCTTCAAAGATTCCCTCTTTTATTATATTCGCACTTGGCCTAATCAAGATGGAATAATCGCATTGTTCAACTTAATCCACCTTCTATGCAAAAAAATATCATTTTCATTATATCTCTTCTACTTGGCATGCAATCACTTGCCGCCAGAGAAATCACTTTTACAGACTCCGCCACTACCACTATAGAAAGACAACTCAACGAAGTTGAAATAGCCGAAAAGAAAAGTGCCCGCTCTCTGTCTGTATTCAAAGCTCTGAACATTAACAGCATTCCGGCTGCGACCACATTTTCCACCGCAGCGGTACTGCAACAAATCCCATCGCTCAGTTCCGACATAGAGGGAAATCTGCGCCTCAGAGGGAGTAACAAAGTAACGCTTCTTTTCGAAGGCGTTCCCATTACTCTTTTTGAAGAAAACCGCAGCGATTTGCTGATTCAAATGCCGGTCGCGCTCTTTTCCTCCGTCCTTTTGTTTAACATGCTTCCAACCGCAAGCATCAACGAAGGAGAAGCTGGAGCTGTAGACTTTATTTTTTCTCCTGATTTTACGGATAAATCGGTACTAAAAGCGACTGTTGCGAAGGGATCCAACGACAGATACAACGCATCGGTTCTTGCAGGTTCCAGAATCGGAAAGTTCAGATGGCAGGCAGGCTATGATTTCAGACAGGAGTACCGTTACCGCACTTACGACAAGACAACCGTTGACAAAACCGGGACGGCAAAGATGAATAATACCGCAACCGCAAAGCCCCGTACACATATAGCCATGTTCAATGCTCAGTACCTGCTTACGCCTTCCGATTTCATTAATTTCAATGCTCTTTTTCAAACGATGGATTATAGCCGGCTTGGCAATATCAACAACACAAAAACCAACACATCAGGAGTTGTTGTTGCCAACGTTTTGCGCCAGCGTAACAACACTGAAAAACAAACAGGCAATTCGGAAGGTCTGAACTGGAAACATATCTGGAAAGAACAGAAAGCTTCTTTTGAAGCCTCTGTCAACTATGATAATTTCAACTACGATCAGGGTAACAATTTCACCAATAAGAATCCGAAAACAGGGGCAACTCTCGCTCAAGACAGACTCTTTATCAACCAGGACAAACACCAATGGTTCGGATCCGCCAAGCTCACCAAAATGTGGGAGAATGGGCTTTCAAGCCAACTCGGATATATCGGGCAATGGCACAAAGACAACTATTCAGCTTCAGATGACGACCTGATTAGTTCCGCATGGGTTCACAATCTGGCAAAGAGCAACGATTATGAACTTTCAAAGAATCTTCAGACCGGTTTTGCCGAATTGACTTACCAAAGCAAACAATGGAAATGCCTTTTGGGCGTTCAGCTTCAGTTTGACAACCGTAACGGAGGTAAATCCGTGGATGCCAACCAAACAAAAGAAGCCAATTCGTATCTATTGCCACACATTGAAATCAACTGGCAACAATCACCTTTTTTATCCTGGACACTTCGCTATCAGGAACGGGTGAACCGTCCTCTAATAAGCGATCTGAATCCTTTTACCGACAATAGCGATGCAACCTACATTCATCAGGGCAACCCTTCTTTGGAAAATGAACTTGCACATGTAGCTGAACTCTCGAACACCTGCCGTGTCCGGAACCTCACTTTGAATCCGGTTTTCTTTTACCGATACCGCAACCATCAAATCATTGACATTGCAACACAGCAAAATGGCACCACTGTCTGGACCAAAGAGAATGCAAGCAGTGCGCAGGATGTGGGTCTTGAAATGAACCTTACGTGGAAACCATTTAACTTTCTTACAGCAGATGCATCAGCAACCGGCTATCACTATGAAATAGACGGGACCAGACAAGGATATGGTATAAAAGGAAAATATTCAGTGGATGCAAAAGGAAGTGTTAAGGTAAAGCTTCCTCTTGAGTTGGAATGGGAAGTGTATGGCTATTATACCGACCGCCAGTTGACCGTACAAGGCGAAATTGCCGCCTTAGGTTCGGTTGGCAGCGCCCTGTCCTATTCGTGTCTCAAAAAGCATTTAGACGTCGCCTTAACCATCGACAACATCTTCAATTCTATCGAAGAAAAAACAACATTCAACACGATGGGTACACAGCAAACCATCTACCGCAACAGAGACGCCCGCACGTTATGGCTTAATGTAAGCTATAAAATATAATTTACAAACATGAAAAGGGCGGCAATGAAAAAAATCATTGCCGCCCTTTTTTGTGTCCTTATATAAAAAAAAAATCGAACCTTATTTCTAAGATTCGATTTTGAAAGTGGGCGTTGACGGATTCGAACCGCCGACCCTCTGCTTGTAAGGCAGATGCTCTGAACCAGCTGAGCTAAACGCCCTTTCCTTAAATGCGTTGCAAAGATACGTGCTTATTTTGGTTCCTGCAAGAGCCTCCGCAATATTTTTGCAATATTTCTTCTAAATTGCCTCTGCCACCACAAAAGTACTCCCTCCGATATAGATCAAATCATCCTCATTTGCAGCCTGTTTTGCAGCCTCAACAGCAGAAGCCACAGAAGCAAAAATTTTTCCATGAAGATTGAATTTTTGTGCCAAATCACGCAGTTTTGAGGCCTCCATCGCCCTTGGAATGGCTGCCTGAGTGAAATAATAAATCGCGTTTTGGGGTAAAAGGGATAAAACTGTACTAATATCCTTATCATTTACCATACCAAAAACGATATGAAGACGAGTATATTTTTGCTTCGACAGCTGCTGTACTATAAACCGTATTCCGGCTTCATTGTGTCCGGTATCGCAAACCATCGTGGGATTTTTCTGTAATATTTGCCACCGTCCCATCAATCCGGTCAAATCGACGACATGTTTTAAACCATTAAACAAAGCATCGTCCTGAATATCGAACCCTCTTTCGCGAAGCCGGTCTACAGCAGTCAAAACAGTCGCGACATTCTTTTGCTGGTACAGACCTTTTAACTGCACTTCCAGATTGGGATATTGCTCACAGGCAAAACCATCGGATGTCGGAGTCAATTTATACGTATCTTCCGCAAAAAACAAAGACGTACCTATCTCTTCCGCTTTATGCACAAAAACATCTTTTACTTCGCCTTCTGCCTCTCCTATTACGACCGGAATTTCAGGTTTCATAATTCCGGCCTTTTCGAATGCTATCTTAGGCAATGTATCCCCCAGAAATTGCATATGATCGAAGCTAATGTTCGTGATAACGCTTAATCCAGGGGAGATTATATTCGTACTGTCCAGTCTTCCACCCAAACCGACTTCAATCACGGCCACATCGACACCGGAAGTCGCAAACCAATCGAACGCCATTTCCATTGTCAATTCGAAAAAAGAGGGCTGAATGGGTTCAAAGAAAGCACGGTGATTCTCCACAAAATCAATCACAGCCTGCTCCGGAATCATTTCACCGTTCACCTTTATTCGCTCTCTGAAATCTTTCAAATGAGGAGAAGTGTAGAGTCCGGTTTTGTAACCTGCCGATTGAAGGATTGCTGCCAAAAAGTGCGAAACCGACCCCTTCCCATTCGTTCCTGCCACATGAATAGTTCTATACTTCCGATGCGGATTTCCGAGATGATTATCCAGCTGAATAGTACGTTCAAGACCGGGCTTGTAGGCCGAAGCTCCCTGATGCTGAAACACCGGCAGGCAGTTATAAAGATAATGTATGGTTTCCTGATAGTTCATCACTAAAAAAGTTGTAATACAGCGCACAAAGTTCGCCATTTTAAATGGAAAACAAGCTCTTCTATGGCCGCATAAAAACAAAAGAGCCGGAATTATTTGACATTCCGACTCTTCTACAAGTATAAAATATTGGGAGTTCTCTCTTCGGCAGCTCTGTTATGCAGCAGGAACACCCAAAGATGTGCTTACCAAGAAAGCTGCGGCAACAGC belongs to Paludibacter jiangxiensis and includes:
- a CDS encoding glycosyltransferase family 117 protein → MKNFKLINTISGWVAFAAAAIVYIITLEPTASFWDCPEFITVAAKLEVGHPPGSPLHALIGHFFSLFASDKTQIAYCVNVATAIYSALTILFLFWTITYFARKVVAAKGEELTTGRAIAVLGAGFVGAWAFMFSDSFWWSAEEAEVYGFSTLCTAVVIWAMCKWEEVSDEPYAERWIILLAYVMGLSIGVHILNLLAIPALVLIYYFKKYQVNKKGLAIAMLVSIAILAGLLYGLMPSYFWLAGYVELFFVNTLSMPFNSGLLAYIAISAIALGWALYETRAQKNDTRAKIAFLVAIALSGVPFLGTRLWLGIVILAATALLFFYFKKALSNHAMHLIVTVVTMLLIGYSTFAVIVIRSNATPPMDQNGPDNVFSLMSYLSRDQYGDQPSLVYGPLYTAEYKWKPAEGGTCLPEEKIGAPRYAKKPKANPNDKDQYIITGYKKDIVYDDAFCTLFPRMYSQQPSHVQAYKEWAGEPENTVDYEPCGQQQSAQAPSFIQNIGFFFSYQVNFMYWRYFMWNFSGRQNDMQSMGEVDRGNWITGINFIDNLMVGDQSNLPDELSQNKGHNRYFLLPLLLGLLGLFYLVYRGKEGMHAFWIILVLFFMMGIAIVIYLNQTPAQPRERDYAYLGSFYAFAIWIGLGVLAIYRFLEKRFNAKISAVVASILGLIIPGILCAQNWDDHDRSGRYTCRDFGKNYLVGLPPNSIIFTCGDNDTFPLWYCNEVEQFRPDVRVCNLSYLQTDWYIDQMKRQAYTSAPLPISWDASQYMSGSHEVARVYDTKDSTKVDLKTAMSFVLSKDPRTKDQFGQDIFPTSTVLLPVDKQSVLNNKVVPAHLADKVLPVMEMKVGSQITKSDLILMDILKTNNWKRPVYIAATVGNSMYNVRLSDYFQREGIVNRIVPVKMEEGTNTNTAAMYDNLMHKYKWGGIQNSKVYLDENIVRMVSMFRMQFAGLAEALILENKKDSALKVLDYGMKVVPPTTLPHDYFTMNMGRFYYELGKTAKGDEIMNAVAKQSIKSLTWYAALTPKQMRSASERIQNNMATLSNLLYFADKYKRKQIVGQYSAQFQVFAKVFHMQ
- the sppA gene encoding signal peptide peptidase SppA, whose amino-acid sequence is MKSFLKIVLATFVAIILATIFFFFISLGIIGGIAASSSEETTIKPNSVFALDLSGQIIERSEDNPFASLLGEYSDQVQEIGLNDLLSAIHKAKNNDNIKGIYIEAGALSASPASIREVRQALIDFKKSGKFIYSYGSTYSQGAYYIASAADKVFLSPQGMVNWHGVAVQEAFYKGTLDKLGVEMQVIRVGTYKSAVEPYITTKMSDANREQITAFTGSIWKTTVNDVAASRKLTAEQLNQLADQGIAFKPAEESVKGHLVDSLLYDDGIQNYIKKKIGIKENDDLSLVKLEAMKNAASEEKISENKIAVVYAYGGIDTGGSDGISSKELVKTLAKVRKDDKIKAVIFRVNSPGGSALGSELIWREVSLIKGKKPIYVSMGDYAASGGYYISTPADMIIAQPNTLTGSIGVFGLIPNVNGLTKKIGVSFDEVKTNKFSTLPSVQQGMSAEEKDLMQAYVNHTYEVFVDHCAKGRKMNPDAIKKIAEGRVWTGEQAKQIGLVDALGNLDDAISLIAKKARLDKYNVVEYPKQKTFLEKFMSSLDAKVEERVQKAQLGEYYPYLKQIREVSSLQGIQALMPFYLTVK
- the lpxK gene encoding tetraacyldisaccharide 4'-kinase — its product is MNKRLFLVDLVLWMLSGIYAVIVRTRNWMFDSKILRSKAFDFPIISVGNLTVGGTGKTPHTEYIVSLLSQSMKVATLSRGYKRKTSGFVLADASATGTTIGDESYQIKRKFPEVAVAVDGNRRRGISKLLANKDLQPLSAIVLDDAFQHRYVTPGLNILITDFNRLFTDDHILPYGRLREPIHSKSRANIIIVSKCPETLHPMDFRVISKKINIFPYQSLYFTTYQYGEIYPLFNSLASSQPITVADIKAEKMQVLIVTGIVSPQGIYEHIEKFTTNYDKITFSDHHNFTQKDYRSIERKFNETKNPKILLVTEKDAARIVNDNNLPEELKPSIYVLPIKVKFLSGQEPKFNQQLTTYVKENSRNIRLSKKENQPSS
- a CDS encoding purine-nucleoside phosphorylase; amino-acid sequence: MLKKIQETSDFLKKKISRRPEVGIVLGTGLGNLASQITEKEEIAYEDIPNFPVSTVEGHKGKLIIGKLGDNLVMAMQGRFHYYEGYDMKEVTFPVRVMHALGIKTLFLSNAAGGMNPDFEIGDLMIICDHINLFPEHPLRGKNYNELGPRFPDMSEAYDRSLIAKAEAIALENNIKVKKGVYVGTQGPTFETPAEYNYFHIIGGDAVGMSTVPEVIVAHHCGIKTFAISIITDLGVANKIVEVSHEEVQQIANNVQPYMTLIMKELISRI
- a CDS encoding outer membrane beta-barrel family protein, with amino-acid sequence MQKNIIFIISLLLGMQSLAAREITFTDSATTTIERQLNEVEIAEKKSARSLSVFKALNINSIPAATTFSTAAVLQQIPSLSSDIEGNLRLRGSNKVTLLFEGVPITLFEENRSDLLIQMPVALFSSVLLFNMLPTASINEGEAGAVDFIFSPDFTDKSVLKATVAKGSNDRYNASVLAGSRIGKFRWQAGYDFRQEYRYRTYDKTTVDKTGTAKMNNTATAKPRTHIAMFNAQYLLTPSDFINFNALFQTMDYSRLGNINNTKTNTSGVVVANVLRQRNNTEKQTGNSEGLNWKHIWKEQKASFEASVNYDNFNYDQGNNFTNKNPKTGATLAQDRLFINQDKHQWFGSAKLTKMWENGLSSQLGYIGQWHKDNYSASDDDLISSAWVHNLAKSNDYELSKNLQTGFAELTYQSKQWKCLLGVQLQFDNRNGGKSVDANQTKEANSYLLPHIEINWQQSPFLSWTLRYQERVNRPLISDLNPFTDNSDATYIHQGNPSLENELAHVAELSNTCRVRNLTLNPVFFYRYRNHQIIDIATQQNGTTVWTKENASSAQDVGLEMNLTWKPFNFLTADASATGYHYEIDGTRQGYGIKGKYSVDAKGSVKVKLPLELEWEVYGYYTDRQLTVQGEIAALGSVGSALSYSCLKKHLDVALTIDNIFNSIEEKTTFNTMGTQQTIYRNRDARTLWLNVSYKI
- a CDS encoding bifunctional folylpolyglutamate synthase/dihydrofolate synthase, with the translated sequence MNYQETIHYLYNCLPVFQHQGASAYKPGLERTIQLDNHLGNPHRKYRTIHVAGTNGKGSVSHFLAAILQSAGYKTGLYTSPHLKDFRERIKVNGEMIPEQAVIDFVENHRAFFEPIQPSFFELTMEMAFDWFATSGVDVAVIEVGLGGRLDSTNIISPGLSVITNISFDHMQFLGDTLPKIAFEKAGIMKPEIPVVIGEAEGEVKDVFVHKAEEIGTSLFFAEDTYKLTPTSDGFACEQYPNLEVQLKGLYQQKNVATVLTAVDRLRERGFDIQDDALFNGLKHVVDLTGLMGRWQILQKNPTMVCDTGHNEAGIRFIVQQLSKQKYTRLHIVFGMVNDKDISTVLSLLPQNAIYYFTQAAIPRAMEASKLRDLAQKFNLHGKIFASVASAVEAAKQAANEDDLIYIGGSTFVVAEAI